The segment CGCATCCCTGACCGCATGTTTTTCCCCGGCCTTGCGGGACGCGGAAGCCGCCGAGTCGCGCGCATTTGTCCGGGCTATTGATACAGCCGCCGACTTTGCTTCGGTTGTCGCAGCACTTCTGGCTTGGGTTGTCGCGGCGTCCCTGGCCGCCTGTTTCGCTGCCTGCTTCGTCGCGGCGATCGCCGAGCGGGTCACCGTCACAGTCCTCGAGGCGCTCTTGGTGGTGGTGGCCGATTTCTGTTCCCTAGCCGAGGCGCTGTGCTTCTTGCCCTCGATCGTGTGCGTTCTGGTTGCCGAGGCCGTTGCCTTTGCGGTGTGGCCGCTATAACGGTATCTGGCCGTATAGCTGTACTTCGCGGTGCCGGTGTAGCGCGCCTTCGCGGACCTCGTCACCTTGACCGCGGCCTTCTCGGTGACGGTCGCGCTCTGGCTGACCGTCTGCCGCACCGTGACGGTAGCTACCTGCTGACTAGAGGAGCCCGCACCGGATGTGATCAGCCGCCCCAGATTGAGGATGCCGGTCCCGCAGCTGCTCGTAGTGCAGGTCCAATCGGCTTCCTTATGCTTCGGAAAAGCGCTGATCGATGACTTCAGCGCCGACTCGACTGCGTCTGGCCCGGCGCCCGGCGCCAGCGAGTAGAGCAGAGCGGCCGCGCCGGCGACGGCCGGGGCCGCCATCGATGTGCCCTCCATCTGGCCGTAACCTGCCTGTTGCGGCACGGTCGTTCCGGTGTTCACCGCGGACCAGATGCCGTTGTAGTTGTTGTCACCACCCGGCGCACTGACATCGATGCCCGTGCCGTAGTTGGAGTACCAGGCCCGTTCGCCGATCTCATCGGTGGATCCGACGGTGATCACGCCGGAACAGTTGGCTGGGGCCGAGTTTCTGACATTCACCGACTCGTTGCCGGCGGCTACCACGACAGTGCTGCCGAGTGATCGCGCCTTGTCGATGGCGTCCTGATACGACCTGGGGCATCCCTCAGTCGAGTATCCGCCAAGGGACAGGTTGATCACCTGTGCCGGATGAGTGTTTTGCGGAACATCGGGCACTGAGCCGCCGGCAGCCCAGACTATGCCCGCCGTGATGTCGGAGTCGTAGCCGCCACAGACGCCAAGCGCCCGCACCGGAAGCAGGCTTACCCCAGGGGCGACTCCAGTGATTCCCTCGCCGTTATCGGCCTGTGCGGCGACAATGCCGGCCACGTGCGTACCGTGCCACGAACTGTCGCTTCGTTCGCAGTCTTCCCCCTTGAATGTCCCGCCTGGCCACCAGTCACCGGGATCTTCAGCGTCATCGTCTCGCGAACCGGCTTCCTCAGTTGCCGGCACGTCGCGGGCCACCTCGGGGTCGTCGCGGGCCACTTCGGGGTCGGAGACCAGGTCGTAGCCGGGAAGTACCTGGTGGTCAAGATCGGGATGGTTGGTGATTCCGGTGTCGATAACGGCCACGACGACAGACGAGCTGCCCTTGGTCTTGTTCCAGAGCTCCGGGGCGTGCACGCTGTAACCGCCAACCGGCAGTTTCACCTTGCCGCTGTTGACGGAGACGACGGAGTCCCGGTCGTCCCAGACGTTGTACTGCTTGCCGTAGAACGGATCATTCGAGCCGATGGGCGGCTGGGCGGCAATTTCCCGGCGATAATCCGGCTCGGCCCAGACCACATCGGCTCGTTCGGCTAGCTGCTCGGCAATCTTCTCGGCGGCCGCTGCCGGCAGTTCGTCGTCGAACCTGAGCACCGTTGTCTTCTCACTCACCGGTGTGGCCGACTCAATGGTCGAATCCGTCAGGGCCTCGGACTTCCGCAGCAGCGCAGGCGATGGCGTCGTCGTGGTCGTCTTGACAATCAAGCCGTTGGCATACTTCGGGGCGGCAGGTGGCGGGGCATGTCCCGGCCCGGTTGGATCGGTCTCGGCCCGTGCAATGCCGGCCATTTCGGCTCGCGCAGTGTCCGGCGCTGACGCCGCTTGCGCCGGGCCAACCGCCGACGCTTGCGCCGGGCCAACCGCCGACGCTTGCGCCGGGCCAACCGCCACAGCCATCGCCAGCAGGATCGCCGGGCCTATTGCCGCGATGATACGAATCCGCCTGGAAAACAGGCCGGGGGAGGTAAGGGAAGACATACAGGACTCACTGGTTCACGAGGAGGGGACCGCGAATATGAAGCTAACTGTAGCCGGACGGGGCGAGGCCGGAGAATGTACTTGTGGGACGCAGGCCACAATCGTTCGCGAAGGATCGAGAACATCGTCGGGATGCTTGCGCGCGGGGAGAAGTTCTACGATTGACCCGCACTGCACTGCCTCGTCCGCCGTCAGTGCGGGCCTGGCATTCTTGGCGGCAGCTATTCACTGGGTAATCTTAGGTTCGTGACCCTTCGCCTCTATGACACAGCCCAGCGTTCCATTCGCGATTTCGTGCCGATCAACGAGGGGTCCGTAGGCATCTATGTCTGCGGCGCGACAGTGCAGGGTGAGCCGCATATTGGCCACCTCCGAAGCGCAGTCGTCTTCGACCAATTGCGTCGCTGGCTGACGTACAAGGGGTACGACGTCACGCTGGTTCGCAACGTGACCGACATCGACGACAAGATCCTGTTGAACGCGCAGGCCGCTGGCAATCAGTGGTGGGCACATGCCTATCTCTACGAGCAGCAGTTCTCGGCGGCCTATGATGCGCTCGGCGTTCTGACGCCGACCTATGAGCCGCGCGCCACCGGGCACATCACCGAGATGATCGAGCTGATCCAGCGACTTATCGAGGCGGGCCATGCCTACCCTGCGCTGGACAACTCGGGCGACGTCTACTTCGATGCGAGGAGCTGGCCGGATTACGGGCGGCTGACCAGGCAGCAGCTCGACGACATGGAACCGGCCGTGGATTCCGCGCGCTCCGGGAAAAAGGATTCGCGCGACTTCGCGCTGTGGAAGGGGCACAAGTCGGGCGACCCCGGGACCGCCGCCTGGCCGACCCCCTGGGGACGTGGCCGTCCCGGCTGGCACCTCGAGTGCTCCGCCATGGTGACGAAGTACCTCGGACCGCATTTCGACATCCACGGGGGTGGCCTTGACCTCCGGTTCCCGCATCACGAGAACGAGCAGGCGCAGTCGCAGGCTGCCGGTGACCCGTTTGCCAACTACTGGATGCATTCCGGGCTGCTGACGATTCACGGCGAGAAGATGTCGAAGTCGCTGGGTAACTCGTTGTTCGCCTCAGATCTGCTGCAACAGACCAGGCCGGTCGCGCTCCGCTACTACCTGGGCGGCGCACACTACCGGTCGAGTCTTGAGTACGGCGCCGATTCGATGGCCGAGGCCAATGCTGCGATGAGCCGGCTCGAAACGTTTGTGGCCCGGGCGGTCGACCGTCTGCAGTTGGCGGACGACGAGATCCTGCGGCATTCCGGGGTCGCGCTTCCCGATGAGTTCGCCGCCGCAATGGATGACGACCTATCCGTCCCGGCGGCGCTAGCCGTCATTCATGAGCGCGTGCGGGCCGGCAACTCGGCATTCGACAGAAACGATGAGGACGGGCTGCGTTCCGCGCTCCTTGAGGTAGTCGCCATGCTCGACATCCTTGGTTTGTCGCCGGTCGCCGCGGAGTGGGCCGGTACTGAAGGCAGCGAAAGTAATGGAATGAAGGCCGCATTGGATACTCTGGTAGCTGCGCAGCTGACGAAACGGGACGAAGCCCGGGCTGCGAAAGACTTTGCTACCGCCGATGCGATACGGGATTTGCTTGCGACCGCAGGAATCGTGATCGCAGATACGCCCCACGGCGCGAAATACACCGTGAAAGGTGAAAACTGATAATGCCGAAAAAACCACGCCCCGGTGCGGTCCGGAAAAGCAAGAAGGGCCCGAAGGTAGGGACTGGCGGACACAGCCGAAAGTCGCTGGAGGGCCGCGGCCCGACGCCGAAGGCAGTCGACCGTGAATACCACCCTGCCGGAAAACGGGCCGCCGCTGCGGCGAAATCTGCGGGTAAGACAACTGGGAAACCTGGCGCCAGGGATACCCGTCGGCCCGGTCCCGGTGGCTCCCGGGGTAGCAGGAAGACAACCTCGGTGGAGGTGGTCGCCGGCCGTAACGCTGTTGTCGAGGCATTGCGCGAGGGTATTCCGGCAACCGCGCTCTATGTCGCACATCAGATCGATGCCGACGACCGGGTCAAGGAAGCCATCAGTATTGCCGGTGCAAAGGGTATTGCGCTGCTTGAGGCCTCGAAGATCGATCTGGACCGGCTGACCGACGGCTATTTCCACCAGGGACTGGCCCTGCAGGTACCGGCCTACAAATACGCTCATCCGGAGGACCTCGTCGCCCGGGCGCTCAAGGCGGGCGAAGTTCCGCTCATCGTTGCGCTCGATGGCATCACCGATCCCCGCAACCTCGGCGCGATTATCAGGTCGACGGCGGCCTTCGGTGGTCACGGCGTTGTGGTGCCCGAGCGGCGCGCGGCCAGCGTGACGGCGTCCGCCTGGAAAACGTCGGCGGGCGCGGCGGCACGAATCCCGGTGGCCAAGGCCGCCAACCTGACCAGGACTCTGCAGGCCTACAAGAGCCAGGGATTGTTCGTGCTTGGCCTGGACATGGCAGGGGACGTGGAGTTGCCCTCGCTGGAGCTCGGCCGGGAACCTGTCGTCATCGTCGTCGGCTCGGAAGGCAAGGGGCTCGGTCGGCTTGTCCGGGAAACCTGCGACCAGATTGTTTCGATTCCGATCGCTGCAACAACTGAATCGCTGAATGCGGGAATCGCCGCCGGCGTCACGCTGTACGAGGTGGCGCGCAGCCGCGCCTAGGGAATCTGACCGGGCCTCACGCCAAGTGGGTACGGTGAGTACGGGTGGCCAGGCACTGCGGGCATGCGGGTCGGCGCGCCAAACGCTGAGGTTTAGCGCCACGAATACTGAGGTTCGGCGCCACGAATGCCGGAAGGGCGGGAGAATGTTCTCCCGCCCTTCCGCTGTTGAGCCTTGCCGGCTCAGCGCTCCTTGCCGACCTTGCCGATCAGGTCGGTTTCGATAGCGGTTTCGTCGTCTGCCTTCGGGGCCGCCTTCAGGGCGACCGCGAGCAGGCCTGCGAGGACCATCACGACGCCGACCACCCAGAGGCCGGACTTCTGGTCGCCGGTGAGGTCCGCCAGCCAGCCGGTGATGTACGGAGCCAGGAAGCCCGCGCTGTTGCCGACCGAGTTGATCAGGGCGATGCCGGCTGCTGCGCCGACTCCGGAGAGGAACATCGTGGGGAGCGCCCAGAAGTTCGGCAACGCACCGCAGATGCCGATCGCACACACCGATACAGCAATCATGGCGGTAAACGGAGAGTCCATGTAGAGCGCGATTGGGATCGCGACACCGCCGACCATTGACGGAAGCGCCACATGCCAGACTCGTTCGCGGGTCTTGTCGCCGTGCCGCGACCACAGCACCATCGATATCGCGCCGAACACGTACGGCACGGCGGTGATCAGTCCCTGCTGGAAAATGTTGAAATCGGTGCCGTACTGCTCTGAGAAGCCATCGATGATGGTCGGCAGGAAGAAGCTCAGGGCATAGAGGCCGTAGACCGCGCCGAAGTAAACAAATGCCAGCGCCCACACGCGCGGCTGGGTGAGGGAGCGCCGCATCGGGTAGTGGTAGCGGGCCGAGGTCTGTGACTCCTCGTTGTCCATCTCACGGGTGAGCCACTCGCGTTCCTCCGGCTGCAGCCACTTGGCGTCCTTGGGGCGGTCCGTCAGGTAGAACCAGCAGACGACGCCGATCAGGATTGCCGGGATGCCCTCGATCAGGAACATGAACCGCCAACCCGCCAGACCCCACCAGAGGTTGTGGCCCTGCTCGATCAGTATGGCGGACAGAGGCGCGCCGAGAATGGTGGAGAACGGGATGGCCAGCATGAACAGGGCGGTGGCCTTCGCACGTTCCCGCTTCGGGAACCAAAAGGTCAGGTACAGGATGATGCCCGGGAAGAACCCGGCTTCGGCGATTCCGAGTAGGAAACGAAGTCCATACAGCGTGCCTGCATTCGGCACGAAGGCCATCGCGGCGGCCACGATGCCCCAGCTGACCATGATCCTGGCGATCCACCTGCGCGCCCCGAACCGATGCAGCGCGATGTTGCTCGGCACCTCGAGCAGCAGGTACCCGACGAAGAAGACTCCGGAGGCAAGGCCGAACATGGCGTTCGTCAGGCCGAGGTCCTCGTTCATGCCGTTCGGACCGGCAAAGCCGATGTTCGTGCGATCCAGGTAATTAATGAAGTAGAGGACGGCGAGGAAAGGGGTCAGGCGGAGGGCGACCTTCCGCATTACCCTTTTCCGCATCGCCGGATCTTCCGTCGGTAGGGCGGACGGCTGGGACATGATTCTCCTCGCTGAGAACGGGATCGGGGGACAGCAGAAGTAATCAAACTCCTAATGCTCACCGGTTGACCAGTGTTGTCCAGAATGCGGACAGTTTTGCCTGGATTCGGCGCGCGGACCAGCGGCACCCTGGCCGCAGCCGAGAATTGCAGCCGCTAGCACCATTCAGGGCTGGAAATCGGCTCGAATCGTGAGATATCGACCCGGCTTAAGGGCTCAGTTCCTGCAAAAGTGCCGCGACGAAAGCGCCGCGGCAACCAAGGCGCCGCGACGACGAAGGCGCCGCGACGAAAGCGCCGCGACGACGAAGGCGCCGCCGTTAGACCTTGGGCTCGAACCGTCCGTCGTTCGCCATCCAGCCGCCATCCACGAGTTGTGACGAGCCCGTGACGTAGGAGCTGGCATCTGAGGCCAGGAACGCGACCGCTCCGGCGATCTCGTGTGGCTTGGCCCAACGCTTCAGCGCGCTCTTGTTGGCGTAGGCGTCCCACCACTCGGTGTCGTTCTTGATCTGTGTGGTCAGCGGGGTCTCGAACGAGCCTGGCAGGATTGCGTTGACCCGGACACCCTGGGTGCCCAGTTCGGTCGCCATCGTCTTGGTGAGCTGCACGACCCCGGCCTTCGCGGCCGCGTAGATTCCCTGTCCGGGTTCCACCACGAGCGCGCGGAAACTCGCGAAGGTGACGATGCTGCCTTTTCCGTTGGCCGCCATCGTCGCGCCGAAGGCCTTCATCAGCCGGTACGTGCCCTTGAGGTTGATGTCGATGACCCGGTCGAAGTCGTCCTCGGTGGTGTCCAACAGCCGCTTCCGGGCGTTGTATCCCGGCGTGATCACCAATACCTCGGCGTCCTGGTGCTCCCGGGCCGCGGCCTCAACGGTGGCGGTATCGGTGACGTCGATGGCTAGTGGGCTCGCGGTGCCACCGGCTTCCTGGATCAGTCGAACTGTGTCGGCCGCGCCCTCAACATTGAGATCGGCCACTATGACCTCGGCGCCAAAATCGGCCAGGCCGAGCGCGCTGGCCTGACCGAGCCCTGACCCGGAGCCCACCACGACCGCTTTGCGTCCGGTCAGGTCGAAAAGATCCTTGATATTGGGGCTCATGCGAGGGTTCTCCTTATGAATGCTGATTCTTAAGCCTGCCGTCAGGTTCCGACAGCCCGAAGGTGAGACGAAGTCTTGCTGCTTGAGACCTTAGCCGGTGTTCGCTAGTCGAGTTCTTCCGGGTGGCGACTGCTTTGCGGAATGGCCTGTGTCGCGGTGCCGATAAAAGAAGCCTCGTCGCGACGATGCGCCAGCACTTCACTGATGTAGGACTGGACGGCTTCATCGAGCGGGATGTCGCGCATTTCCCTCTCGGCCAGCAACCAGCGGTGCTCAAGGACCTCATGGAAGATCTCGGCCGGCTCGAGCTTCCGGGAAAGCTCGCGCGGCACCGCGTGGATGACGGGTTCGAAGACCCGGGTCAGCCACTGATGGGCGACGAGTTCTTCGTCGGCGGCCTGCTGATCGGTTGCCGCGCGGTAGCTGTCCAAATCGTTGAGCAACCGGCGCGCCTGGTTCTCCTGGGCGTCCAGGCCGGTGAGCCGAATCAAACGGCGCTGATGATGTCCGGCGTCGACGACCTTGGGCTGCAACTGAACGGTCGTGCCGTCAAAGTCGGTCGTGATCGCAAGTTCGCCGACATCGAAGCCGAGTTCGTTGAGCCGGCGGACCCTGGCATCCACCCGCCACCGCTCTTCGGACGCGAAGGACTCGCTGCCGGTGAGCTCTGCCCAGAGCGTGCGGTAGCGGGTGATGATCAATTCGCTGATCGGCAGCGGGTCGAGGTCCTCGTCGGCGAGGCCGCCGGCCTGCAGATCGAAGAACTCGCCGGCGATATTCACCCGGGCGATTTCGAGGTCGTGTTCGCGCTGCCCATCCGAAAGGGTGTCGTGCAGTTCGCCGGTTTCGGCGTCCACCAGGTAGGCAGCGAAAGACCCCGCGTCCCGCCGGAACAGGGTGTTGGACAGCGACACGTCACCCCAGAAGAACCCGACCAGGTGCAACCTGACCAGCAGGACTGCCAGAGCGTCGACGAGCCGTGTCGCGGTATCCGGTCGCAGCGTCTGTGAGTAAAGCGCCCGGTAGGGCAGCGAGAACTTCAAATGCCTGGTCACCAGGGCGCATTCGAGCTCCTCGCCGTTGACATCGCGGCGACCGGTGATCACTGCGGCCGGCTGCACGCAGGGCACGTCCAGCCGGTTCAGCAGCCGAAGGAGCTGGTACTCGTGGCGGGCATAGTGCTCCCGGGTTTCCTTGACGGCGACGACCTGGCCGGAGAGGCCGACGAATCGCACGGTGTGGCGGGAGATACCGCGGGGCAGCCCCACGAGCACTGATTCCGGCCAGTCCTCCAACGGCAGGTTCCAGGGCAGATCCAATAAGGCGGGGTCGGGCGCAACCGCCGTTATATTGAGCGCCAGAGGTGCCGAAATCGCCATACCTTTGAGCCTACGTTCCTTGAGCGGTGGTGCTGGCCATTGACCATCATATTGTCGCTGCCCGATATTTACGCCGGCCGGCCGTTGGGCCGCACTGGCTACCCGCACGGCCGGCACAACGACAACGGGTGACGGACCAGGATTCAGGTCCGTCACCCGATGGGAGTCGGCGCTTAGTGCTGTCTAATCGCCGGAGCCGCGCCCCGACGCTTAGCGCGGTCTAGTCGCCGAGCCGTTCGCCGGTCACCGTGTCGAACAGGTGGACGTGCCCGGGTTCCGGAATGAACGCGATGGTGGCGCCCTTTTCCGGCGGACGGCGACCGTCAACCCGTGCGATCACTGGTGACTCGGTCTCTCCGTGCTTGGCCCGACCATAGATGTATGCATCGGCGCCCAGTTCCTCGACAACATCGACCTCGACCTGCAGTCCTTCGCCGGTCTCGCTGATGTTGAGGTCCTCAGGGCGGACACCCAGCGTGACCTTGTCGCTGCTGGCTTCTCCCAGCACGTCGCGAGGCACAGGGAACACGGCTCCGCCGAAGCTGACTCCGCCATCGACCTGCGGAAGTTCGATCAGGTTCATAGCCGGCGAGCCGATGAAGCCAGCGACGAAAACGTTGTTCGGGTGGTCGTACATAGCCCGTGGCGTGTCGACCTGCTGGAGCTTGCCGTCCTTGAGCACAACGACCCGATCGCCCATCGTCATGGCCTCGGTCTGATCGTGGGTCACGTAGACGGTGGTCACGCCGAGCCGGCGCTGCAGTGACGCGATCTGGGTGCGGGTCTGAACCCGGAGCTTCGCGTCGAGGTTGGAGAGTGGCTCATCCATCAGGAAGACCTGTGGTTCGCGGACGATTGCCCGGCCCATCGCAACCCGCTGGCGCTGGCCGCCGGAGAGCGCCTTCGGCTTACGGTCCAGGTAATCCTCGAGGTCGAGGAGTTTAGCTGCGTCCCGGACGCGCTCCATTCGCTTTTCCTTCGGCACGCCGGCGATTTTGAGCGCAAAGCCCATGTTGTCGGCGACGCTCATATGCGGGTAGAGCGCATAGTTCTGGAAAACCATGGCGATGTCGCGGTCTTTTGGCGGTACATCGGTGACGTCGCGGTCGCCGATCAGAATCCGGCCGGAGTTGACGTCTTCGAGGCCGGCAAGCATTCGCAATGAGGTGGACTTCCCGCAACCTGACGGTCCGACCAGAACAAGGAACTCACCGTCGGCGACTTCGAGGTTCAGCTGGTCGACTGCGGGGCGGTCGCCGCCGGGGTACACCCGGGTTGCGGCGTCAAATGTGACAGTAGCCATGAGCAATCTGTCCCTTCACTGGCAGGTACGTGCCAGACGATCCGTTGTGATGGGTACCGGCAGTGCGCTTTTGCAATGCCGTCGGCTCAAAAAACTCGCCTTTGAGCCTTCTGATCGTAATTGATTCCGATCGCTCACTGCCACAAAAACCCGAAACCAGTGAAGATTGCCACTATAAATTCTTACTAGCCGTGGGCCGCTACAGTGATTCCTATGGACGTTCGGCTGCCCGATATCGCGGAAGAGGCAGGAGTTTCTCTTGCCACGGTCTCCCGGGTGCTT is part of the Saxibacter everestensis genome and harbors:
- a CDS encoding DUF4032 domain-containing protein, with product MAISAPLALNITAVAPDPALLDLPWNLPLEDWPESVLVGLPRGISRHTVRFVGLSGQVVAVKETREHYARHEYQLLRLLNRLDVPCVQPAAVITGRRDVNGEELECALVTRHLKFSLPYRALYSQTLRPDTATRLVDALAVLLVRLHLVGFFWGDVSLSNTLFRRDAGSFAAYLVDAETGELHDTLSDGQREHDLEIARVNIAGEFFDLQAGGLADEDLDPLPISELIITRYRTLWAELTGSESFASEERWRVDARVRRLNELGFDVGELAITTDFDGTTVQLQPKVVDAGHHQRRLIRLTGLDAQENQARRLLNDLDSYRAATDQQAADEELVAHQWLTRVFEPVIHAVPRELSRKLEPAEIFHEVLEHRWLLAEREMRDIPLDEAVQSYISEVLAHRRDEASFIGTATQAIPQSSRHPEELD
- a CDS encoding SDR family NAD(P)-dependent oxidoreductase, whose translation is MSPNIKDLFDLTGRKAVVVGSGSGLGQASALGLADFGAEVIVADLNVEGAADTVRLIQEAGGTASPLAIDVTDTATVEAAAREHQDAEVLVITPGYNARKRLLDTTEDDFDRVIDINLKGTYRLMKAFGATMAANGKGSIVTFASFRALVVEPGQGIYAAAKAGVVQLTKTMATELGTQGVRVNAILPGSFETPLTTQIKNDTEWWDAYANKSALKRWAKPHEIAGAVAFLASDASSYVTGSSQLVDGGWMANDGRFEPKV
- the cysS gene encoding cysteine--tRNA ligase, translating into MTLRLYDTAQRSIRDFVPINEGSVGIYVCGATVQGEPHIGHLRSAVVFDQLRRWLTYKGYDVTLVRNVTDIDDKILLNAQAAGNQWWAHAYLYEQQFSAAYDALGVLTPTYEPRATGHITEMIELIQRLIEAGHAYPALDNSGDVYFDARSWPDYGRLTRQQLDDMEPAVDSARSGKKDSRDFALWKGHKSGDPGTAAWPTPWGRGRPGWHLECSAMVTKYLGPHFDIHGGGLDLRFPHHENEQAQSQAAGDPFANYWMHSGLLTIHGEKMSKSLGNSLFASDLLQQTRPVALRYYLGGAHYRSSLEYGADSMAEANAAMSRLETFVARAVDRLQLADDEILRHSGVALPDEFAAAMDDDLSVPAALAVIHERVRAGNSAFDRNDEDGLRSALLEVVAMLDILGLSPVAAEWAGTEGSESNGMKAALDTLVAAQLTKRDEARAAKDFATADAIRDLLATAGIVIADTPHGAKYTVKGEN
- a CDS encoding MFS transporter, encoding MSQPSALPTEDPAMRKRVMRKVALRLTPFLAVLYFINYLDRTNIGFAGPNGMNEDLGLTNAMFGLASGVFFVGYLLLEVPSNIALHRFGARRWIARIMVSWGIVAAAMAFVPNAGTLYGLRFLLGIAEAGFFPGIILYLTFWFPKRERAKATALFMLAIPFSTILGAPLSAILIEQGHNLWWGLAGWRFMFLIEGIPAILIGVVCWFYLTDRPKDAKWLQPEEREWLTREMDNEESQTSARYHYPMRRSLTQPRVWALAFVYFGAVYGLYALSFFLPTIIDGFSEQYGTDFNIFQQGLITAVPYVFGAISMVLWSRHGDKTRERVWHVALPSMVGGVAIPIALYMDSPFTAMIAVSVCAIGICGALPNFWALPTMFLSGVGAAAGIALINSVGNSAGFLAPYITGWLADLTGDQKSGLWVVGVVMVLAGLLAVALKAAPKADDETAIETDLIGKVGKER
- a CDS encoding S8 family peptidase → MSSLTSPGLFSRRIRIIAAIGPAILLAMAVAVGPAQASAVGPAQASAVGPAQAASAPDTARAEMAGIARAETDPTGPGHAPPPAAPKYANGLIVKTTTTTPSPALLRKSEALTDSTIESATPVSEKTTVLRFDDELPAAAAEKIAEQLAERADVVWAEPDYRREIAAQPPIGSNDPFYGKQYNVWDDRDSVVSVNSGKVKLPVGGYSVHAPELWNKTKGSSSVVVAVIDTGITNHPDLDHQVLPGYDLVSDPEVARDDPEVARDVPATEEAGSRDDDAEDPGDWWPGGTFKGEDCERSDSSWHGTHVAGIVAAQADNGEGITGVAPGVSLLPVRALGVCGGYDSDITAGIVWAAGGSVPDVPQNTHPAQVINLSLGGYSTEGCPRSYQDAIDKARSLGSTVVVAAGNESVNVRNSAPANCSGVITVGSTDEIGERAWYSNYGTGIDVSAPGGDNNYNGIWSAVNTGTTVPQQAGYGQMEGTSMAAPAVAGAAALLYSLAPGAGPDAVESALKSSISAFPKHKEADWTCTTSSCGTGILNLGRLITSGAGSSSQQVATVTVRQTVSQSATVTEKAAVKVTRSAKARYTGTAKYSYTARYRYSGHTAKATASATRTHTIEGKKHSASAREQKSATTTKSASRTVTVTRSAIAATKQAAKQAARDAATTQARSAATTEAKSAAVSIARTNARDSAASASRKAGEKHAVRDATAASARSISKKAKSEATAKARSKLTNKVKATVRSQATAAAKKKAQAAA
- a CDS encoding ABC transporter ATP-binding protein: MATVTFDAATRVYPGGDRPAVDQLNLEVADGEFLVLVGPSGCGKSTSLRMLAGLEDVNSGRILIGDRDVTDVPPKDRDIAMVFQNYALYPHMSVADNMGFALKIAGVPKEKRMERVRDAAKLLDLEDYLDRKPKALSGGQRQRVAMGRAIVREPQVFLMDEPLSNLDAKLRVQTRTQIASLQRRLGVTTVYVTHDQTEAMTMGDRVVVLKDGKLQQVDTPRAMYDHPNNVFVAGFIGSPAMNLIELPQVDGGVSFGGAVFPVPRDVLGEASSDKVTLGVRPEDLNISETGEGLQVEVDVVEELGADAYIYGRAKHGETESPVIARVDGRRPPEKGATIAFIPEPGHVHLFDTVTGERLGD
- the rlmB gene encoding 23S rRNA (guanosine(2251)-2'-O)-methyltransferase RlmB, which encodes MPKKPRPGAVRKSKKGPKVGTGGHSRKSLEGRGPTPKAVDREYHPAGKRAAAAAKSAGKTTGKPGARDTRRPGPGGSRGSRKTTSVEVVAGRNAVVEALREGIPATALYVAHQIDADDRVKEAISIAGAKGIALLEASKIDLDRLTDGYFHQGLALQVPAYKYAHPEDLVARALKAGEVPLIVALDGITDPRNLGAIIRSTAAFGGHGVVVPERRAASVTASAWKTSAGAAARIPVAKAANLTRTLQAYKSQGLFVLGLDMAGDVELPSLELGREPVVIVVGSEGKGLGRLVRETCDQIVSIPIAATTESLNAGIAAGVTLYEVARSRA